The following are encoded together in the Monodelphis domestica isolate mMonDom1 chromosome 5, mMonDom1.pri, whole genome shotgun sequence genome:
- the WBP11 gene encoding WW domain-binding protein 11, giving the protein MGRRSTSSTKSGKFMNPTDQARKEARKRELKKNKKQRMMVRAAVLKMKDPKQIIRDMEKLDEMEFNPVQQPQLNEKVLKDKRKKLRETFERILRLYEKENPDIYKELRKLEVEYEQKRAQLSQYFDAVKNAQHVEVESIPLPDMPHAPSNILIQDIPLPGAQPPSILKKTSAYGPPTRAISILPLLGHGVPRLPPGRKPPGPPPGPPPPQVLQMYGRKVGFALELAPRRREEDILYSPDLAHRSHDDDASSTSEDEGYPEDMDQDKHDDSSDDSDTDRSDADSEGEEFMHRDEEERETNEDKKSGLSVRFADVPGKSRKKKKNMKELTPLQAMMLRMAGQEIPEEGREVEEFSEDDDEEDSDDSESEDTAQQQHKEDSLPDGAASSPASQQQQPPPQSVPPAQIQAPPMPGPPPLGPPPAPPLRPPGPPTGLPPGPPPGAPPFLRPPGMPGLRGPLPRLLPPGPPPGRPPGPPPGPPPGLPPGPPPRGPPPRLPPPAPPGIPPPRPGMMRPPLVPPLGPAPPGLFPPAPLPNPGVLSAPPNLIQRPKVDDTSAATIEKKATATISAKPQITNPKAEITRFVPTALRVRRENKGATAAPQRKSEEDSTIPLAKAVPKSGPSAPVSVQTKDDVYEAFMKEMEGLL; this is encoded by the exons ATGGGGCGGAGATCTACATCATCCACCAAGAGTGGGAAGTTCATGAACCCCACTGACCAGGCTC gAAAAGAAGCCCGGAAGAGGGAATTAAaaaag AATAAGAAACAACGAATGATGGTACGAGCTGCAGTACTAAAGATGAAGGATCCCAAACAAATTATCCGGGACATGGAGAAATTAGATGAGATGG AGTTCAATCCAGTACAACAACCACAACTAAATGAGAAGGTGCTAAAAGATAAACGAAAAAAGCTTCGTGAAACTTTTGAGCGCATTCTCCGACTCTATGAAAAGGAAAATCCAGATATCTACAAAGAACTTAGAAAGTTAGAGGTAGAATATGAGCAGAAAAGGGCCCAACTCAGTCAATACTTTGATGCAGTAAAG aatgCTCAACATGTTGAAGTGGAAAGCATCCCATTGCCAGATATGCCTCATGCTCCTTCTAACATCTTGATCCAAGACATCCCATTGCCTGGTGCACAGCCACCCTCTATTCTCAAAAAAACCTCTGCCTATGG ACCTCCCACCAGGGCAATTTCTATACTTCCTCTTCTTGGACATGGTGTCCCTCGTTTGCCTCCTGGCAGAAAGCCTCCTGGGCCACCTCCTGGACCACCTCCTCCCCAAGTTCTGCAGATGTATGGTCGTAAAGTGGGCTTTGCCCTAGAACTTGCCCCTCGGCGGCGAGAGGAGGACATTTTATATAGTCCAGACCTTG CTCATCGAAGTCATGATGATGATGCTTCCAGCACGAGTGAAGATGAAGGTTATCCTGAAGACATGGATCAAGATAAGCATGATGACAGCAGTGATGACAGTGACACTGATAGGTCAGATGCCGACAGTGAAGGAGAAGAGTTCATGCATCGtgatgaagaagagagagagactaatGAGGACAAAAAGTCAG gtcTGAGTGTACGATTTGCTGATGTTCCTGGAAAATCacgaaagaaaaagaaaaacatgaaggaaTTAACACCTCTTCAAGCTATGATGCTTAGAATGGCAG GTCAAGAAATTCCTGAAGAGGGCCGAGAAGTGGAAGAATTTTCAGAGGATGATGATGAGGAGGATTCTGATGACTCGGAGTCAGAGGACACAGCACAGCAGCAGCACAAAGAAGACTCTCTTCCTGATGGGGCAGCATCATCTCCTGCTTCCCAACAACAGCAGCCACCTCCACAATCTGTTCCTCCTGCTCAAATACAGGCACCTCCCATGCCAGGACCACCCCCTCTTGGACCACCACCTGCTCCACCATTACGACCACCTGGACCACCCACTGGCCTTCCTCCTGGTCCACCTCCAG gaGCTCCTCCATTCTTAAGACCACCTGGAATGCCAGGGCTTCGAGGGCCTTTACCCCGGCTTCTACCTCCTGGTCCTCCACCAGGCAGGCCTCCTGGTCCACCACCAGGCCCACCTCCTGGTCTTCCTCCTGGTCCTCCTCCACGAGGACCACCTCCAAGGTTACCTCCCCCAGCACCTCCAG GCATCCCTCCACCTCGTCCTGGTATGATGCGCCCACCTTTGGTGCCTCCTCTTGGACCTGCTCCACCTGGGCTTTTTCCACCAGCTCCCTTACCGAATCCAGGGGTTTTAAGTGCCCCACCCAATTTGATTCAGAGACCCAAAGTGGATGATACCAGTGCAGCCACTATTGAGAAGAAAGCCACAGCAACCATCAGTGCCAAGCCACAAATCACTAATCCCAAGGCAGAAATTACCAGGTTTGTGCCCACTGCACTGAGAGTTCGACGAGAGAACAAAGGAGCTACTGCTGCtccccaaagaaaatcagaagagGATTCTACTATACCCCTTGCCAAAGCAGTCCCCAAATCTGGCCCCTCTGCTCCTGTTTCGGTACAAACCAAGGATGATGTGTATGAAGCCTTCATGAAAGAGATGGAGGGGCTACTGTGA